The Burkholderia cepacia genomic interval AGCCGTATGGCGCGGCCGACACCGCGCCGATGCCGTTTTCGTCGCGCGAATAGCCGGTCGAACGCTGGTTCGGCAGGAACTTCGCGAGGTGCGCGCCGACCGCGACCGGGCCGACGCCCGGGCCGCCGCCGCCGTGCGGGATGCAGAAGGTCTTGTGCAGGTTCAGGTGCGACACGTCGCCGCCGAACTGGCCCGGCGCGGTCAGGCCGACCATCGCGTTCATGTTCGCGCCGTCGACGTACACCTGGCCGCCGTGCGCATGCACGATCTCGCAGATTTCACGGACGTTCTGCTCGAACACGCCGTGCGTCGACGGATACGTGATCATGATCGCCGCGAGGTCCTTCGCGTGCTCGTCGGCCTTGGCCTTGAGATCGGCGATGTCGACGTTGCCCTGCGCGTCGCAGGCGACGACCACGACCTTCATGCCGGCCATGTGCGCGGAGGCCGGGTTCGTGCCGTGCGCGGACGCCGGGATCAGGCACACGTCGCGGTGCGCTTCGCCGCGCGAGGCGTGGTAAGCGTGGATGATCAGCAGGCCCGCGTACTCGCCCTGCGAGCCTGCGTTCGGCTGCAGCGACACGGCCGCGTAACCGGTGGCCGCGACGAGCATCTGCTCGAGCTGGTCGATCATCTCGCGGTAGCCGACGGTCTGCTCGGCCGGCGCGAAGGGGTGGATCCGGCCGAATTCGGGCCACGTGACCGGCAGCATCTCCGACGTCGCGTTCAGCTTCATCGTGCACGAGCCGAGCGGGATCATCGAGCGGTCGAGCGCGAGATCCTTGTCCGACAGGCTGCGCAGGTAGCGCAGCATTTCGGTCTCGGAATGGTGGCGGTTGAACACGTGGTGCGTCAGGTACGCGCTTGTGCGCTCGAGGCCGGCCGGCAGCGCGGCGACGCCGGCAAGGCCGGCATCGAGGGCATCGACGGCCGGTGCGGTGCCGCCCGCGGCCTGCGCGAACACGGCGAGGAGATCGGCGAGGTCGTCGCGCGTCGTCGTTTCGTCGACCGACACGCCGACTTGCGTGTCGCTCACGCGGCGCAGGTTGATGCGCTTGGCCTTCGCGAATTCGTGGACCTGCGCGGTGCGCGCGCCGGTATCGATCGTCAGCGTGTCGAAGAACGTGTCGTTGACGGTCGCGAAGCCGAGCTGCTTCACGCCGGCGGCGAAGAGGGCCGCGATGCGGTTCACGCGCAGCGCGATCGTCTTCAGGCCGTGCGGGCCGTGATAGACCGCGTACATGCTCGCCATGATCGCGAGCAGCGCCTGCGCGGTACACACGTTCGACGTCGCCTTCTCGCGGCGGATGTGCTGTTCGCGCGTCTGCAGCGCGAGGCGCAGCGCGGGCTTGCCCTGCGCGTCGACCGTCACGCCGACGAGGCGGCCCGGCATCTGGCGCTTGAATTCGTCACGCACCGCGAGATACGCGGCGTGCGGGCCGCCGAAGCCCATCGGCACGCCGAAGCGCTGCGTGTTGCCGATCGCGACGTCCGCGCCCCAGTCGCCGGGCGGCGTCAGCACGGTCAGCGCGAGCAGGTCGGCCGCGACGACCACGTGGCCGCCGGCCGCGTGGATCGCTTCGGTGAGCGCGCGGTAGTCGCGCACGTCGCCGTTTACGCCCGGGTACTGCAGCAGCACGCCGAATGCGTTAGCCTGCGCGGCGTCGGCGGCCGGGCCCGTCCTGACCTCGATGCCGACCGGCAGCGCGCGCGTGCGGATCACTTCGAGCGTTTGCGGCAGCACGTCGTCGGCGACGTAGAACACGTTCGATGCCGGCTTGCCGGTGCGCTGCAGCAGCGTCATCGCTTCGGCCGCGGCGGTGGCTTCGTCGAGCAGCGACGCGTTCGAGATCGCGAGGCCCGTCAGGTCGGCCACCATCTGCTGGAAGTTCAGGAGCGCCTCGAGGCGGCCCTGGGAAATTTCGGGCTGGTACGGCGTGTAGGCCGTGTACCACGCCGGGTTTTCGAGCACGTTGCGCAGGATCACCGCCGGCGTGTGCGTGTCGTGGTAACCCTGACCGATATACGAGCGGAACACCTGGTTCTTGTCCGCGAGAACCCGCAGCGCGGCGAGGGCTTCGGCCTCGCTCTTCGGCTGCGCGAACGGGCCGAGCGGCAGCGTTTCGGCGCGGCGGATCGAGGCCGGGATCACGGCGTCGATCAGGGCGGCGCGCGACGCAAAGCCGAGCGTGTCGAGCATGGCCTGCTGGCTGGCGGCGTCGGGGCCGATGTGGCGTTCGGCGAACGCGTCGTGCGTTTCGAGCGCGGCGAGCGAGAGGGGCGTGCGGTTCATCAGGCGGTCCGGGTGTTCGAGCTTCATGGCAATCCTGCGGTCGCGGCGCGCGGCCCGTGCTGCCGGGCCGGCGCGCCGCGCGATTCGTGAGTAGTTGGGTTAGCCGACCAGCTTCGCGTAGGCGGCGGCGTCGAGCAGGTTGTCGGTCGATGCGCCGTCGGCGAGCTTGATCTTGAACAGCCACGTGTCGTACGCGTCGCTGTTCACTTCTTCCGGCGTGTCGACGGCGTCCGCGTTGATCGCGACCACCTCGCCCGACACCGGCGAATAGATGTCCGACGCGGCTTTCACCGATTCGACGACGCCGATCGCGTCGCCCGCCTTCACCTGCTTGCCGACGGCCGGCAGTTCGAGGAAGACGATGTCGCCGAGCGTGTTCTGCGCGTGATCGGTGATGCCGACCGTCAGCGTGCCGTCGGCTTCGGTGCGGATCCACTCGTGTTCGTCGGTGTACTTCAGATCGGCCGGGACGTTGCTCATCGGATGCTCCTGAATAGAAAGGGTGTGATTCGTTGTTCGGGCGCGTCGCGCGGACGCGCCTGGTGCGGGTCGCCGGGCGCCATGCCGCCCGGCCCTCCGGGTCGTTACGCAGCGAGGACCTTGCCGTTGCGCACGAACGGCAGTTTTACCACGCGCGCGGGAAGATTCTTGTCACGAATTTGCACCTGGACCAGGTCGCCGATCTGGACGGCCGCCGGCACGCGCGCGAACGCGATCGATTCCTGCATCGACGGCGAGAACGTGCCGCTCGTGATCTCGCCTTCGCCGTGCGGCGTGACGACCTTCTGGTGTGCGCGCAGCACGCCGCCCGCCTTGCCGTTTTCCTTTTGCAGGATCAGGCCGACGAACGCGGCGCGGGTGCCGTTTGCTTCAAGGGCGGCGCGGCCGACGAAGTCGCGCGGCGCGCTGAGGTCGACCGTCCATGCGAGGCCCGCGTCGAGCGGGGAGACGGTGTCGTCCATGTCCTGGCCGTACAGGTTCATGCCGGCCTCGAGGCGCAGCGTGTCGCGCGCGCCGAGCCCGCACGGGCGCACGCCGTTCTGCTGCAGCGCGTTCCACAGCGCTTCGACGTGTACGGCCGGGACGATCACCTCGAAGCCGTCTTCGCCGGTATAGCCGGTGCGTGCGACGGTGAGATCGCCGAACGGCGTGCCGGCGACCTGCGCGGCGTTGAACGGCTTCAGCTCGCTCGTCGCGGCGCGCGCGGCGGGCACGGTCGTCCAGACCTTTTCGCGCGCGTTCGGGCCTTGAACGGCGACGATCGCGAAATCGCGGCGCGGCGCGATCGTGACGCCGTAGCCGCCTTGCTCGTTCAGCTGGTTGAACCACGCGATGTCTTTCTCGGCCGTGCCGGCGTTGACGACGACGCGGAAGAATTCTTCGGTGAAGTAGTAGACGATCAGGTCGTCGACGACGCCGCCCTGCGGGTTGAGCAGGCACGAGTAGAGTGCCTTGCCGGGCGTCTTGAGCTTGCCGACGTTGTTCGCGATCGCGTGCTCGAAGAACGCGCGCACGCGGCTGCCGGTGAAATCGACGACGCACATGTGCGACACGTCGAACATGCCGGCGTCGGTGCGCACGGCTTCGTGTTCTTCGATCTGCGAGCCGTAGTTGACGGGCATGTCCCAGCCGCCGAAGTCGACCATGCGGGCATTGAGCGCGCGGTGCGCGGCGTTGAGCGGGGTGTGATTCAGTGCAGTCATCGAGGCCTCAGGCAAGGCGCTTGCGCGCGGATCAGAACGGCCATGTGCCGACCACCGCGGCCGACGGCCTGCGAGCGATCCGGTACATGCCCCTCTGTCCTCGATACCTGAGAGATTGCGCTGCCGGCCAGGCCTGGCGAACGCGCGCCCCTTCGGTGGGCAGCCTGCCCGCGCAGCCTAGGCGCTGCGGGCTACTGCCGCTCTCCAGAGTGCGAAGATCGCGGCCTGCGACGTGCGCAGGCGGGATGCTTCGACGCGGTCGGTCCTTTTGCCTGAGAGTTTGCGGGTGTGCCCCTTCGGCGGCGCAACCGGCTGGAACAGCACGGTCACACGCTCTCCCGACGCGTGCGGGCGACTGTACGCGAGCGGGTGGGCCTTGTCAATTTGAGCAAAAGAATGTCGCTTCGCGACAAGCGGCGGCACGGCGCCGCCGCGTTTTTCGTCCGGCCGCGGCCGGCGTCACTCGCCGATCGCGCGCGCGGCCGTGTCGAGTTCCTGGTTCAGCACGCGCTGCTCGTCGCCGGACAGGCCGCCGCTGTGCTGCGCGGACATGTCGTTCGCTTCCTGGCGGATCACGTCGAGGCGGTGATGAAGCTGCGCGCCGTACGGCGGCGGGTAGTAGCCGCCGTTCACGCGCGCGTCGATGCGGCGGTGCAGGTTGTCGATCCGGCCCTGGATCTGCTGCGCGCGCTCGAAGCCGACGACCTGCGGACTGGGTTGCGGAACGACTTGCGGAGCGGGGCGGGGCGGTGGCGGAGGCGCCGGGCGACGCTGCTGCGGCTGCACGATACAGGCCGCAAGCGAGGAAACCAGGACGCAGCACGCTGCTGCGCGAATCAACCGTTGCATCAACATTCTCCAGACGGATTGGTGTCGGATCGACTTTTTCGAGAAACGCGTCAGACCGGTAGGACGCTGACTTTCGTTCCCCCGGCATTTGTAACCGAATGTTCCGGCGCGACGCGGGCCGTTCAGACGATCTTGCGCACGAACGGCAGCCGGCGGCCGTCGTGCTCGCTTTGCGCGGCGAGCTCGATGATCGTCATCACGTCGACGGCATCCTGCGCGGTGACCGGGAACGGCGCGCCGTCGCGGATCGACGCGGCGAGCGCGCGGTAGAACTCCGCGTACTGGCCGTCGAGTGTCGGCACCGGGCGCTCGACCTCGACCTCGCCGTCGAGCACGCGCAGCAGGCCGGGCGGGTTGCCGCCGCCGAATTCGACGTCGTCCGCGGTGAGGCCGGCCTTGAGCTGGTCTTCCTGCGTGTCGAGCCCGAACTTCTGGTAGCTGCCGCGTGTGCCGTGCAGCGTGAAGCGCGCGGGTTCGATCGCCGACAGCGCGCTCGCATGCAACGCCACTTCCTTGTCCGGGTAGCCGAGCTGCAGGTGCACGAAATCGGGCGCCGTGCCGTTGTCGCGACGGGTCTTGACGGTCGCGCCCACCGTTTCCGGCAGGCCGAACAGCGCGAGCGCCTGGTCGATCAGGTGCGGGCCCAGGTCGAGCAGCAGGCCGCCGCCGCGGGCGGGCTCTTCGCGCCAGCGCGTGCGCGGCGTCGGCCGGAAGCGGTCGAAGTGCGACGTGACACAGGTGATGCGACCGAGCTCGCCCGATTCGACGATGCGGCGCACGGTGAGGAAATCGCCGTCCCAGCGGCGGTTGTGGAACGGCGCGAACAGCCGGCTGCGCGCGTTCGCGAGCCGCGCGAGCGCGAGCGCCTCGTCGGCGGTGAGCGTGACGGGCTTGTCGACGACCACGTGGCGGCCGGCTTCGAGCACCTGGCGCGCGAGCGCGAAGTGCGTGTCGTTCGGCGTGGCGATCACCACGCATTCGATGTCGTCGAGGCCGAGCAGCGTGTCGAGATCGGGGACGACGCGCGCGCCCGGATACGCGGCCTGCGCGCGATCGGGCTGCCCCGTTGCGATCGCGGCGACTTCAGTGCGGCCGCTCGTGGCGATCACCGGCGCGTGGAACGTCGCGCCGGCGAAACCGAAACCCATCAAACCAATCCTGAGCAATGACGACATGGCGATCCTTGGCAACAAGCGAAACGTGAGGACGGCGCACCGTAGCGGCGCGAAGACGACCGGCTATTTTGGCACGACGGCGGTCTGGAATCCGGCGCGATTTTTGCGCTCGCGCACGTGGCTATATAGAGGGGCAATGGCCCGCGGCCGCTGATTGTCGCGCAATCGCCGCCGCGCGTAGCCGAATTGGCCGAACGGACAGGGGCGCATGCGCCCGTCCGCCCGCACAGCCCCGCCCGGCGCGGCTCCGGAATTCGCCGCCGCGGCCGTGTTAACATGCGCGTCCTGCCCGTGCGTCCGCATGCCCGACCCGGCGCCCCGCGCGCGGCATCCTCCCGGCGTTCCGCCGTCAACCGCAACACCATCCGCCATCATGTCCGCAGGCCTCAATCCCGCCCAGAACGAAGCGGTGCGCTACCTCGACGGTCCCTGTCTCGTGCTCGCCGGCGCGGGCAGCGGCAAGACCCGCGTGATCACGCAGAAGATCGCGCACCTGATCGAAGCGAAAGGCTTCGAGCCGCGCCACATCGCAGCCGTCACGTTCACGAACAAGGCAGCCGCCGAAATGCGCGAGCGCGTGGGGAAGCTGCTCGAGGGCAAGACGCTCACCACGCCCGGCAAGGAGGGGCGCAAGGTGCCCGTCAACCAGCTCACCGTCTGCACGTTCCATTCGCTGGGCGTGCAGATCCTGCGCCAGGAGGCCGAGCACGTCGGGCTGAAGCCGCAGTTCTCGATCATGGATTCGGACGACTGCTTCGGGATGATCCAGGAGCAGCTCGGCACGACCGACAAGGGGCTGATCCGCAAGATCCAGAGCATCATCTCGCTGTGGAAGAACGGCCTGATCATGCCCGACGAGGCGATGGCGATCGCGGCCAACGAGGACGAGCACCAGGCCGCGCTGGTCTACCGCAACTACGTCGCGACGCTGCACGCGTACCAGGCGGTCGACTTCGACGACCTGATCCGCCTGCCCGCCGAGCTGTTCGCGAAGAACGAGCAGGTGCGCGACCGCTGGCAGAACAAGCTGCGCTACCTGCTGATCGACGAGTACCAGGACACCAACGCGTGCCAGTACGAGCTGCTGAAGCTGCTCGCGGGCCCGCGCGCAGCGTTCACGGCCGTCGGCGACGACGACCAGGCGATCTACGGCTGGCGCGGTGCGACGCTCGAGAACCTCGCGCAGCTCGGCAAGGATTTCCCGAAGCTGCACCTGGTCAAGCTCGAGCAGAACTACCGGTCGACGGTGCGCATCCTCACCGCCGCGAACAACGTGATCGCGAACAACCCGAAACTGTTCGAGAAGAAGCTGTGGTCCGAGCACGGTATGGGCGACTCGATCACCGTCACGGCGTGCAACGACGAGGAGCATGAAGCCGAATCGGTCGTGTTCCGGCTGTCCGCGCACAAGTTCGAGCGGCGCGCGCAGTTCCGCGACTACGCGATCCTCTATCGCGGCAACTTCCAGGCGCGCATCTTCGAGCAGGTGCTGCGGCGCGAACGCATTCCGTACGTGCTGTCGGGCGGCCAGTCGTTCTTCGACAAGGCCGAGATCAAGGACCTGTGTGCGTACCTGCGGCTGATCGCGAACGCCGACGACGATCCCGCGTTCATCCGCGCGGTCACGACGCCGCGCCGCGGGATCGGCAACACGACGCTCGAGGCGCTCGGCTCGTTCGCGGGCCAGGCGAAGGTGTCGCTGTTCGAGGCCGTGTACATGGGCGGCATCGAGGCGCGGCTGTCGGCGCGCCAGGTCGAGCCGCTGCGGATGTTCTGCGACTTCATCCAGCGCCTGACCGAGCGCGCGGACAAGGAGCCCGCGACCGTCGTGCTCGACGACATGATGGAGGCGATCCACTACGAGGCGTACCTGTACGACGCGTTCGACGAGCGCCAGGCGCAGTCGAAGTGGCAGAACGTGCTCGAATTCCTCGAATGGCTGAAGCGCAAGGGCACCAAGCCCGAGACGGAGGCCGTCGACGGCGAGGCCGAAGGCTTCCACAACGCGGACGGGCTCGCCGATACCGGCAAGAACCTGCTCGGCCTGATCCAGACCGTCGCGCTGATGTCGATGCTCGAGGGCAAGGACGAGGATCCGGACGCCGTGCGGCTGTCGACCGTCCACGCGTCGAAGGGGCTCGAGTATCCGCACGTGTTCCTGGTCGGCGTCGAGGAAGGCATCATGCCGCACCGCGGCGGCAGCGAGGACGACGGCCCGATCGACAACGAGCGGATCGAGGAGGAGCGCCGGCTGATGTACGTCGCGATCACGCGTGCGCAGCGCAGCCTGCACCTGAACTGGTGCAAGAAGCGCAAGCGGGCGCGCGAGACGGTCGTGTGCGAGCCGTCGCGCTTCATTCCGGAGATGGGGCTCGACGATGCGCCGCCGCCCACCCCGGAAGAGGCGCCGATGTCGCCGAAGGACCGGCTCGCCAGCCTGAAGGCGTTGCTGCAGAAGTGATCGCGGCCGCCGCGTGACGGACGGCCAGACAAAACCCCCGCGATGCTTGTCGCAGCGCGGGGGTTAATAGGATGGTCAGCCCGATCCTCGCTCAGTGGACTACGCTGAGTGAGGATTTTGTCCTTTTGGGGGCCATCATGGACACGGTATCGCTGATCGGCATCGATCTCGGCAAGCACTGCTTCCACCTGCATGCGCAGGATGGGTCGGGCAGGATGGTGTTGCGCAAGAAGCTCACGCGCAATCAGATGTTCACGCTGCTGAGCAATTTTCCGAGTTGTACCGTGGTAATGGAAGCCTGCGCCGGTGCTCACTGGATCGCACGCCGACTTCAAACGCTAGGCCATGAGGCCAAGTTAATCTCCCCCCAATTCGTCAAGCCGTTCCGGCAAGGCAACAAGAAC includes:
- the gcvT gene encoding glycine cleavage system aminomethyltransferase GcvT, with protein sequence MTALNHTPLNAAHRALNARMVDFGGWDMPVNYGSQIEEHEAVRTDAGMFDVSHMCVVDFTGSRVRAFFEHAIANNVGKLKTPGKALYSCLLNPQGGVVDDLIVYYFTEEFFRVVVNAGTAEKDIAWFNQLNEQGGYGVTIAPRRDFAIVAVQGPNAREKVWTTVPAARAATSELKPFNAAQVAGTPFGDLTVARTGYTGEDGFEVIVPAVHVEALWNALQQNGVRPCGLGARDTLRLEAGMNLYGQDMDDTVSPLDAGLAWTVDLSAPRDFVGRAALEANGTRAAFVGLILQKENGKAGGVLRAHQKVVTPHGEGEITSGTFSPSMQESIAFARVPAAVQIGDLVQVQIRDKNLPARVVKLPFVRNGKVLAA
- a CDS encoding oxidoreductase, with product MSSLLRIGLMGFGFAGATFHAPVIATSGRTEVAAIATGQPDRAQAAYPGARVVPDLDTLLGLDDIECVVIATPNDTHFALARQVLEAGRHVVVDKPVTLTADEALALARLANARSRLFAPFHNRRWDGDFLTVRRIVESGELGRITCVTSHFDRFRPTPRTRWREEPARGGGLLLDLGPHLIDQALALFGLPETVGATVKTRRDNGTAPDFVHLQLGYPDKEVALHASALSAIEPARFTLHGTRGSYQKFGLDTQEDQLKAGLTADDVEFGGGNPPGLLRVLDGEVEVERPVPTLDGQYAEFYRALAASIRDGAPFPVTAQDAVDVMTIIELAAQSEHDGRRLPFVRKIV
- a CDS encoding UvrD-helicase domain-containing protein, whose product is MSAGLNPAQNEAVRYLDGPCLVLAGAGSGKTRVITQKIAHLIEAKGFEPRHIAAVTFTNKAAAEMRERVGKLLEGKTLTTPGKEGRKVPVNQLTVCTFHSLGVQILRQEAEHVGLKPQFSIMDSDDCFGMIQEQLGTTDKGLIRKIQSIISLWKNGLIMPDEAMAIAANEDEHQAALVYRNYVATLHAYQAVDFDDLIRLPAELFAKNEQVRDRWQNKLRYLLIDEYQDTNACQYELLKLLAGPRAAFTAVGDDDQAIYGWRGATLENLAQLGKDFPKLHLVKLEQNYRSTVRILTAANNVIANNPKLFEKKLWSEHGMGDSITVTACNDEEHEAESVVFRLSAHKFERRAQFRDYAILYRGNFQARIFEQVLRRERIPYVLSGGQSFFDKAEIKDLCAYLRLIANADDDPAFIRAVTTPRRGIGNTTLEALGSFAGQAKVSLFEAVYMGGIEARLSARQVEPLRMFCDFIQRLTERADKEPATVVLDDMMEAIHYEAYLYDAFDERQAQSKWQNVLEFLEWLKRKGTKPETEAVDGEAEGFHNADGLADTGKNLLGLIQTVALMSMLEGKDEDPDAVRLSTVHASKGLEYPHVFLVGVEEGIMPHRGGSEDDGPIDNERIEEERRLMYVAITRAQRSLHLNWCKKRKRARETVVCEPSRFIPEMGLDDAPPPTPEEAPMSPKDRLASLKALLQK
- the gcvP gene encoding aminomethyl-transferring glycine dehydrogenase, with protein sequence MKLEHPDRLMNRTPLSLAALETHDAFAERHIGPDAASQQAMLDTLGFASRAALIDAVIPASIRRAETLPLGPFAQPKSEAEALAALRVLADKNQVFRSYIGQGYHDTHTPAVILRNVLENPAWYTAYTPYQPEISQGRLEALLNFQQMVADLTGLAISNASLLDEATAAAEAMTLLQRTGKPASNVFYVADDVLPQTLEVIRTRALPVGIEVRTGPAADAAQANAFGVLLQYPGVNGDVRDYRALTEAIHAAGGHVVVAADLLALTVLTPPGDWGADVAIGNTQRFGVPMGFGGPHAAYLAVRDEFKRQMPGRLVGVTVDAQGKPALRLALQTREQHIRREKATSNVCTAQALLAIMASMYAVYHGPHGLKTIALRVNRIAALFAAGVKQLGFATVNDTFFDTLTIDTGARTAQVHEFAKAKRINLRRVSDTQVGVSVDETTTRDDLADLLAVFAQAAGGTAPAVDALDAGLAGVAALPAGLERTSAYLTHHVFNRHHSETEMLRYLRSLSDKDLALDRSMIPLGSCTMKLNATSEMLPVTWPEFGRIHPFAPAEQTVGYREMIDQLEQMLVAATGYAAVSLQPNAGSQGEYAGLLIIHAYHASRGEAHRDVCLIPASAHGTNPASAHMAGMKVVVVACDAQGNVDIADLKAKADEHAKDLAAIMITYPSTHGVFEQNVREICEIVHAHGGQVYVDGANMNAMVGLTAPGQFGGDVSHLNLHKTFCIPHGGGGPGVGPVAVGAHLAKFLPNQRSTGYSRDENGIGAVSAAPYGSASILPISWMYIAMMGAKNLTAATETAILNANYIAKRLAPHYPVLYSGPGGLVAHECILDLRPIKESSGITVDDVAKRLMDYGFHAPTMSFPVPGTLMVEPTESESQEELDRFIAAMIAIRDEIRAVEEGRADREDNPLRHAPHTAAVVTANEWPHAYSREQAAYPVASLGTNKYWPPVGRADNVYGDRNLFCSCVPMSEYA
- the gcvH gene encoding glycine cleavage system protein GcvH, with amino-acid sequence MSNVPADLKYTDEHEWIRTEADGTLTVGITDHAQNTLGDIVFLELPAVGKQVKAGDAIGVVESVKAASDIYSPVSGEVVAINADAVDTPEEVNSDAYDTWLFKIKLADGASTDNLLDAAAYAKLVG